Within Anaerolineales bacterium, the genomic segment ACCTTGGTCTCGCGGTTGTGGAAGGCCGGCAGGCAGTGCATGAACTTGACGTTGGGGTTGCCGGTCTTCTTGACCATGTCGGTGTTGACTTGATAGGCCTTGAGCAGCTTGATGCGCTCGTCCCAGACTTCCTTGGGTTCGCCCATCGAGACCCAGACGTCGGTGTACAGGTAGTCGACGCCCTTGACCGCCTCGGCCACGTTGTCGGTCAGGGTGAAGCGCGCCCCCGAGCCGGCCGCCAGCTTGCGGGCGGCGGCGACCAGGTCGTCTTCCGGCCACAGGGCCTTCGGCCCGCAGATGCGCACGTCCATCCCCAGCAGGCAGCCGGTGATCATCAGCGAGTTGCCCATGTTGTTGTGCGAGTCGCCGGTGTAACAGTAGGCGATTTCCTCCAGGTGCTTGTCGCTGTGCTCCATCATCGTCAGGATGTCGCACACCATCTGCGTCGGGTGGAACTTGTCGGTCAGGCCGTTCCACACCGGCACGCCGGCAAACTGTCCGAGGGTCTCGACCAGTTCCTGCCCGAAGCCGCGGTACTCGATGCCGTCGTACATCCGTCCCAGGACGCGGGCCGTGTCCTTCATCGACTCCTTGTGCCCGATCTGCGAGCCAGTCGGTCCCAGGTAGGTGACGTGGGCGCCCTGGTCGTAGGCGGCCACCTCGAAGGAGCAGAGCGTGCGGGTGGAGGTCTTCTCGAAGATCAGGGCGATGTTCTTGCCCGTCAGGCGCGGCTGCTCATAGCCGCCGTACTTGGCTGCCTTCAGGTCGGCTGAAAGCTTGAGCAGGAATTCGAACTCCTCCTTGGTGAAGTCAAGTTCCTTAAGGAAATTGCGATTGCGCAGATTGAATGCCATCTCTCATCCTCCCGGCGCGGGGCATCGCCTGCCCCGTCGCCCAATCTAGGCGCCCAGCAGGGCGCCGGCGGATAGCACGATCATGATCAACACCGCCAGCATGGCTACCAGGGGCAGAACGAAGCGCCACCACACGGCGAAGTTGATCCGTCCGATCGCCAGGGCGCCGGTGACGACGGCGAAGGTCGGGGTGAACAGGTTGAGCAGCCCGGAGGACGACTGATAGGCAGTGACCACCAGGTGCGACGGCACGCCGGCAAAGCTCGCCAGCGGCGCCATGATCGGCATGGTCACCGTCGCCAACCCCGAGGACGACGGGATCAGGAACGACAGCGGCAGGTAGACCAGGAACATGACGTTGATGAAGGCCACCGAGCTCAGGCCTGCAACGGCCTGCTCGCACCAGTACAGCACGGTGTCGATGACCAGCCCATTGGTCATGACCACCGAGATACCGCGCGCCAGACCGACCACCAGGGCAACGCCCAGCAGATCGCGGGCGCCGTCGATGAAGGCATTGACCGTGCCCTCCTCGCCCAGCCCGCCGACCAGGCCGATGACGATACCCATGATCATGAACAGCGCCGCCAGCTCGGCAAACCACCACCAACGGGTAGCGATGGCGGTGATACCTAGATCCACCCACGGGATCACGCCGACGATCATCGCCACGAAAGACAGGCCGAACAGCACCAGGATCGTCTTGCGCCGTCCGGTGAGCTCAGGGGCATCCGAACTCTCCCTGCTGCGCATGAAGAACTTGTCGTTCTCTTCCTTCATGTCGGCGACCAGCGATTTGGATGGGTCCCCATGTACGCGGGAGGCGTAGCGGCGGACGTACCAGATCCCCAGTATCACGCCGACGACCAGGATT encodes:
- the argF gene encoding ornithine carbamoyltransferase, whose translation is MAFNLRNRNFLKELDFTKEEFEFLLKLSADLKAAKYGGYEQPRLTGKNIALIFEKTSTRTLCSFEVAAYDQGAHVTYLGPTGSQIGHKESMKDTARVLGRMYDGIEYRGFGQELVETLGQFAGVPVWNGLTDKFHPTQMVCDILTMMEHSDKHLEEIAYCYTGDSHNNMGNSLMITGCLLGMDVRICGPKALWPEDDLVAAARKLAAGSGARFTLTDNVAEAVKGVDYLYTDVWVSMGEPKEVWDERIKLLKAYQVNTDMVKKTGNPNVKFMHCLPAFHNRETKV
- a CDS encoding YfcC family protein → ITILMVVFAAGGTSYGMAEESLAFYPLIIAALIAVGYDALTAVSVILLGAGIGVIGSTVNPFATGIASGFAGIPLTEGIGYRIVILVVGVILGIWYVRRYASRVHGDPSKSLVADMKEENDKFFMRSRESSDAPELTGRRKTILVLFGLSFVAMIVGVIPWVDLGITAIATRWWWFAELAALFMIMGIVIGLVGGLGEEGTVNAFIDGARDLLGVALVVGLARGISVVMTNGLVIDTVLYWCEQAVAGLSSVAFINVMFLVYLPLSFLIPSSSGLATVTMPIMAPLASFAGVPSHLVVTAYQSSSGLLNLFTPTFAVVTGALAIGRINFAVWWRFVLPLVAMLAVLIMIVLSAGALLGA